A section of the Rummeliibacillus pycnus genome encodes:
- the rpsO gene encoding 30S ribosomal protein S15, producing the protein MALTQERKNEIIAEYRTHESDTGSPEVQIAVLTEEINNLNEHLRVHKKDHHSRRGLFKMVGRRRNLLKYLRENDVQRYREIITKLGLRR; encoded by the coding sequence ATGGCACTAACACAAGAACGTAAAAACGAAATCATTGCTGAATACCGTACTCATGAAAGTGATACTGGTTCACCAGAAGTTCAAATCGCTGTCCTTACGGAAGAGATTAACAACTTAAACGAACATTTACGTGTTCACAAAAAAGACCACCACTCTCGTCGCGGTTTATTCAAAATGGTCGGACGTCGTCGTAACTTATTAAAATACTTACGTGAAAATGACGTACAACGCTACCGTGAAATCATTACTAAACTCGGCTTACGTCGATAA